One stretch of Rosistilla oblonga DNA includes these proteins:
- the msrB gene encoding peptide-methionine (R)-S-oxide reductase MsrB — protein MIVSKNHWRWVTGTTTVAITLWTLSMGNLTSRADDGQSKAPASATESSDSKWGPNAPPYTPKTKRELRKTLTRMQYSVTQQADTERAFSGPYWDSKQDGIYTCVVCGLPLFDSSTKFKSGTGWPSYWQPIREGNVGTKTDWKMLYPRTEVHCKRCKAHLGHVFNDGPQPTGLRFCMNGAALKFRERSSLEEPTAEPQSDR, from the coding sequence ATGATCGTATCGAAAAACCACTGGCGGTGGGTGACTGGCACTACAACGGTGGCAATCACGCTCTGGACCCTCAGCATGGGCAATCTGACAAGTCGCGCCGACGACGGTCAGTCCAAGGCACCGGCGTCCGCCACCGAATCGAGCGACAGCAAGTGGGGCCCCAACGCGCCGCCATATACTCCCAAAACCAAGCGGGAACTCCGCAAAACACTGACTCGAATGCAATATAGTGTAACGCAGCAGGCGGATACCGAGCGGGCATTCAGCGGCCCCTACTGGGACAGCAAGCAGGACGGCATCTACACCTGCGTCGTCTGCGGCCTGCCGCTGTTCGATTCCTCCACGAAGTTCAAATCGGGGACCGGCTGGCCCAGCTACTGGCAACCGATCCGCGAGGGGAACGTCGGCACCAAGACCGACTGGAAGATGCTGTATCCGCGGACCGAGGTTCACTGCAAACGCTGCAAGGCGCACCTCGGACACGTCTTTAACGACGGCCCGCAACCAACGGGGCTGCGGTTCTGCATGAACGGAGCGGCGTTGAAATTTCGCGAGCGAAGCAGCTTGGAGGAACCGACCGCGGAACCGCAATCGGATCGGTAG
- a CDS encoding DUF6580 family putative transport protein: protein MFYILFLIATATRLMPHPPNLVCVGAIGLFAGCYLRGRTAWLLPIGAMLASDVIGHVLRLPGMGFYNPAVFCMVYAGIAASALIGRGLAKNRTAARIGGAAVASSIVFFLASNLGVWFAGQYPPTVAGLIACYTMAIPFLTNTLIGNLLYSAVLFGTYEFSQSQWPARLTRLVSKQPAMQPAFARKS from the coding sequence ATGTTTTACATCCTCTTTCTGATCGCCACTGCGACCCGCCTGATGCCGCACCCGCCAAACCTCGTTTGCGTCGGCGCGATCGGCTTGTTCGCAGGGTGTTATTTGCGAGGCCGAACGGCATGGCTGCTGCCGATCGGAGCGATGTTGGCTAGCGATGTCATCGGGCACGTCCTCCGCCTGCCCGGCATGGGCTTCTACAACCCAGCCGTCTTCTGCATGGTCTACGCGGGGATCGCCGCGTCGGCGTTGATCGGCCGAGGACTAGCAAAAAACCGCACAGCAGCCCGGATCGGCGGAGCGGCAGTCGCCAGCTCGATCGTCTTCTTCCTGGCCAGCAACCTTGGCGTTTGGTTCGCCGGCCAATACCCGCCGACCGTCGCAGGGCTGATCGCCTGCTACACGATGGCGATCCCCTTCCTGACAAACACCCTGATTGGGAATCTGCTCTATTCGGCCGTTCTGTTTGGAACGTACGAGTTCTCGCAATCTCAATGGCCAGCGCGACTGACCCGCTTGGTCAGCAAGCAGCCCGCGATGCAACCGGCATTTGCTCGCAAGTCTTGA
- the rpsO gene encoding 30S ribosomal protein S15 produces the protein MTITIERKAELIEEHKHSAGDNGSSEVQIAILTERINGLTDHMRTHKKDYASRRGLLGLVSRRRRLLDYLRNTDPQRYIEIIARLGIRK, from the coding sequence ATGACAATTACGATAGAACGAAAAGCAGAACTGATCGAAGAGCACAAGCACTCCGCAGGCGACAATGGGTCGTCGGAAGTGCAAATTGCGATTCTCACCGAACGGATCAATGGCCTGACCGACCACATGCGGACGCATAAAAAAGATTATGCCAGCCGCCGTGGCCTGCTGGGTCTGGTCAGCCGACGCCGTCGGCTGCTGGATTATCTACGGAACACCGATCCACAGCGATATATCGAGATCATCGCACGCCTCGGTATCCGAAAGTAA
- a CDS encoding ABC transporter ATP-binding protein, translating into MAGLAIRKLCKSFAGRIVLDHLELSVDPGQLVVLLGASGSGKTTLLRLIAGLETPDAGGIAIGGREVGRLSPRQRNVSMVFQDFALYPHMSVGDNIAFPLRGRKVSRAQVVSKVADVAGKLGLGALLDRRPDQISGGQQQRLAVARALVRDSQLLLMDEPLSNVDVRRRDAMRYELRSLQKEFALTVLYVTHDQTEAMLLGDQIAVIDRGVIQQMAPPDVIYDQPANRFVAQFIGSPPMNFIPDGRAGLLGIRPEDLSFRSAGDDDLKIDGVVDAVQCLGSHNVVHLRTDEGPVAVIVDRQQRVELGEQLTACAARCRLHRFAPSDGARLASPLV; encoded by the coding sequence ATGGCGGGTCTCGCAATTCGCAAGCTTTGTAAGTCGTTTGCCGGTCGGATCGTCCTGGATCATTTGGAGCTTTCAGTCGATCCGGGGCAGCTGGTGGTGCTGCTGGGGGCCAGCGGCAGCGGTAAGACGACGTTGTTGCGGCTGATCGCGGGGCTCGAAACGCCTGACGCGGGGGGGATCGCGATCGGTGGCCGCGAGGTTGGGCGGTTGTCCCCTCGGCAACGCAATGTTTCGATGGTCTTCCAGGATTTCGCTCTCTATCCGCACATGAGCGTCGGCGACAACATCGCCTTCCCGCTGCGAGGGCGTAAGGTTTCCCGCGCGCAGGTCGTCAGCAAAGTCGCCGACGTCGCGGGAAAACTGGGGCTAGGGGCGTTGCTCGATCGACGACCCGATCAGATCTCCGGTGGCCAACAGCAGCGGTTGGCCGTCGCCCGCGCCCTCGTCCGCGATTCCCAGTTGTTGTTGATGGACGAACCGTTGTCGAACGTCGATGTCCGGCGGCGCGACGCGATGCGGTACGAGCTTCGCAGTCTGCAGAAGGAGTTTGCGTTGACGGTCCTCTACGTCACGCACGATCAGACCGAAGCGATGCTGTTGGGGGACCAGATCGCGGTCATCGATCGCGGTGTGATCCAGCAGATGGCTCCGCCGGACGTTATCTATGATCAGCCGGCGAATCGATTTGTCGCCCAGTTTATCGGTTCGCCGCCGATGAATTTTATTCCCGACGGGCGAGCAGGACTGTTGGGCATCCGCCCCGAGGATCTCTCCTTTCGGTCGGCTGGCGACGACGACTTGAAGATCGACGGAGTTGTCGATGCCGTTCAGTGCCTCGGTTCGCACAACGTCGTCCATCTTCGCACTGACGAAGGTCCAGTCGCGGTCATCGTCGATCGACAGCAGCGGGTGGAGCTTGGGGAGCAGTTGACCGCGTGTGCCGCGCGTTGCAGGTTGCATCGTTTTGCGCCAAGCGACGGCGCACGCCTCGCGTCGCCACTCGTTTAG